One Streptomyces sp. NBC_00223 genomic window carries:
- a CDS encoding tyrosine-type recombinase/integrase, protein MSGTTTRRCSCRDPETGKNYGKACPKLSSKRHGTYAVRHELPARQDGTRREYRRSGFTTATKATEELDKVRALLAIPDEDDPAGQLLISDLLESCARGKEPLPDYDETRRRFATGQALNAKTTVAEWLDLWLAGRKRLRPTGLKRYELDVRVHLKPHLGHLRLDKLRVHHLDTMFDAINEANIEIGEQNTQRRAAITQFRATSRKGADGRAQRAALQETIDAMPPFRRVTGASTQQHIKATLRAALNVAIAQQAMPNFNPAEHVEVEPGAKPKALVWTDERLAHWQATSEKPSPVMVWTPEQTGRFLDFIADDRLYGLWHLIAFRGLRRGEACGLRWMDLNWAGSSLAVATQLVQDGWEIIEGAPKTNSGVRTIALDTESITYLRDHKKRQAAERAQWGTSWKLTGRIYTQEDGSWLHPGKVSDLFERLVATAGLPPVRLHDLRHGAATLMLAAGIDIKVVSDTLGHSDTRITRDIYQAVLDDLARAAAEAVIRLVPRNRTKGGTSRPMEPVRRMPGMTRPRQNEQQADDHGA, encoded by the coding sequence GTGAGCGGAACGACCACACGGCGGTGCTCATGCCGCGACCCCGAGACCGGGAAGAACTACGGCAAGGCATGCCCGAAGTTGTCCAGCAAGCGGCACGGCACCTACGCCGTGCGCCACGAACTGCCCGCCCGCCAGGACGGCACCCGGCGCGAATACCGCCGCTCGGGCTTCACCACCGCCACCAAGGCCACCGAAGAACTGGACAAGGTCCGGGCTCTGCTGGCCATACCCGACGAGGACGACCCCGCCGGGCAGTTGCTCATCAGCGACCTGCTGGAATCCTGTGCCCGCGGCAAGGAGCCGCTGCCCGACTACGACGAGACCCGGCGCCGGTTCGCCACCGGCCAGGCCCTCAACGCGAAGACCACCGTCGCCGAATGGCTCGACCTGTGGCTCGCGGGCCGCAAGCGGCTGCGGCCGACCGGACTCAAGCGCTACGAGCTGGACGTGCGCGTCCACCTCAAGCCGCACCTGGGCCACCTGCGGCTGGACAAGCTCCGGGTGCACCACCTGGACACGATGTTCGACGCCATCAACGAGGCCAACATCGAAATCGGCGAGCAGAACACGCAGCGGCGGGCCGCTATCACGCAGTTCCGGGCGACCTCACGCAAGGGTGCGGACGGCCGCGCTCAGCGTGCCGCACTCCAGGAGACGATCGACGCCATGCCACCCTTCCGCCGGGTCACCGGGGCGAGCACCCAGCAGCACATCAAGGCCACCCTGCGCGCCGCGCTGAACGTGGCCATCGCCCAGCAGGCCATGCCGAACTTCAACCCCGCCGAGCATGTCGAAGTGGAGCCCGGTGCCAAGCCGAAGGCGCTGGTGTGGACCGACGAGCGCCTTGCCCACTGGCAGGCCACCAGCGAGAAGCCCTCCCCGGTCATGGTGTGGACCCCGGAACAGACCGGGCGCTTCCTCGACTTCATCGCCGACGACCGCCTTTACGGCCTGTGGCACCTCATCGCCTTCCGGGGCCTTCGGCGCGGTGAAGCCTGCGGGCTGCGGTGGATGGACCTCAACTGGGCCGGCTCCTCGCTCGCCGTGGCCACCCAACTCGTCCAGGACGGCTGGGAGATCATCGAAGGCGCACCCAAGACGAACTCCGGAGTGCGCACCATCGCGCTCGACACCGAGTCCATCACCTACCTGCGCGACCACAAGAAGCGGCAGGCCGCCGAGCGTGCCCAGTGGGGGACCTCCTGGAAGCTGACCGGGCGCATCTACACCCAGGAGGACGGCTCCTGGCTCCACCCCGGCAAGGTCTCCGACCTCTTCGAGCGCCTGGTCGCCACCGCCGGACTGCCCCCGGTCCGCCTCCACGACCTGCGCCACGGCGCCGCGACCCTCATGCTCGCCGCCGGCATCGACATCAAGGTCGTCTCCGACACCCTCGGCCACTCCGACACCCGCATCACCCGCGACATCTACCAAGCCGTCCTCGACGACCTCGCCCGCGCCGCCGCCGAAGCCGTCAT
- a CDS encoding helix-turn-helix domain-containing protein has translation MTSDQWPAVFTARVVQAMREARQAAGLTMSGLAQGCADRGHPEITEQTVKNLETGRRAGMTIADFVVLADVLGVPPVTLLFPIGTNATVEVLPGREISTWEALAWFTGETPTDQSAPQGIARDLLDLFRSHGDLVAAATASNALAKERRREASTTLDRARRAALLERAAGYEEHAFEDCADLRAFRTRMRERDLVPPPLPADLAFVDQPDIPTHPEDGPK, from the coding sequence ATGACATCAGATCAATGGCCAGCAGTGTTCACCGCACGCGTGGTCCAGGCGATGCGCGAGGCACGGCAAGCCGCCGGCCTCACCATGAGCGGCCTGGCCCAGGGCTGCGCCGACCGCGGGCACCCCGAGATCACCGAGCAGACCGTCAAGAACCTGGAGACCGGACGCCGGGCCGGCATGACGATCGCCGACTTCGTCGTCCTGGCCGACGTCCTCGGCGTCCCGCCGGTCACCCTCCTCTTCCCCATCGGCACCAACGCCACCGTCGAAGTCCTGCCGGGCCGTGAGATCTCCACCTGGGAGGCCCTCGCCTGGTTCACCGGCGAAACCCCCACCGACCAGTCGGCACCCCAGGGCATTGCCCGCGACCTGCTCGACCTCTTCCGCAGCCACGGCGATCTCGTCGCCGCCGCCACCGCCTCCAACGCCCTGGCCAAGGAGCGTCGGCGCGAGGCCAGCACCACCCTGGACCGCGCCCGCAGAGCCGCCCTCCTGGAACGCGCAGCCGGTTACGAGGAGCACGCCTTCGAAGACTGCGCCGACCTGCGCGCCTTCCGCACCCGGATGCGCGAGCGCGACCTCGTACCCCCGCCCCTCCCCGCCGACCTCGCGTTCGTCGACCAGCCCGACATCCCGACCCACCCGGAGGACGGCCCCAAGTGA